The region cgacttatGGGGGCGTTTTTCAGGGGAGGTCAGTCTTATACTTTACTGTTCAAGcaaattttttaataaaagtaataaatgtACCTTAtaactaaaaaacaaacacagtatATACATTTCTGGTATTTTATACTAACCTGATCCATGCTCAGAGGGATGGTAGTCTTAAAGACAGTCCAAATTACAGCCTCATTGCACCCTGGGGTGGTCAGAGAGCCCTTGTAGCGGTAGAAGCTGGTCAGATTCGTCTCATTTGGGATTAGTTGTGCCAGGGAGATGGACTCCAGAGGAGCTTCGCTATCTGAAAACAGAAAAGCCACAGATGAAACGTTACCAACACACACTGTGCAGCCATGTCTTTAGTTGCTTATATTGAACTTACATGTAGTACTTACCTATAGCTGTGATGCTTGGCAGAGCGCCGATGATGGGGTCATACCATTGGTTTGCTGTTTTGGACGTCTGAGAATGGaaatatacacaatatacacattTCAGCACTGTGTCTAAGGTCCTTTCTGTAATAGCCATTTGTTTTCAACAATACAAGATTCAAAATGGTTACCTCAAAGAGGAACCCAAGGACTGCAACTCCCTCTGGGTCTGATAGAGCTGTTTCCAGATCATCGTAATCCTTCTTCACGTGAACGATGTGCAGCTGTTGAGACAATATTACCGATGTTACCACTAGGCCTgacacgataacaaattttgctggacgataaattattgaagaaattattgcgataaacgataatattatCGTTGAGAGACCAATTTGCatctaatgataatggcataataataatgcaggtacactttttcaaagatcaatacacttttatttctaaagaatatttaacactggaactggaagacattttacatATCCAatatatgtctttgatctcctttagtatgtcgtctttcacgctgatgtacagttgtggaattgccgtttgtgacacgcatGTTCTCCCAGGCAATTCATAGCCTACTGGCGGTCAAAAGTTTGCTGCATTCCTCGAGTGTTTGTGCGATAGACTACAgactgtactacattttacaattatttaacactaaatattaaatttaaataatatataattaatacacttaatctatctatatggctatctgccacacggcgagtaaatgtttgtaccaaaatagttctgtttttcagtcttcattttggcgaaggtgcggcttctgctcctctgcaggtcggagATTCGTGGGggcgggacacacacacacacacacacacacacacacacacacctctgacatactttccacactccgtgtccgcggacagctgtaggcttgtaccgttaatgttctgtgcattgtcggacacatgcagccactttcctgaaaccgcttgaatgtccgagcctgtctccaccgcctccacctgcaggttgtcagctgtgtggtttgaaatgaaagggagaaaacgggtcgccgagtaacacggttgatatcgctcatatactttttagttttttgacggcgcctcaactgcaaagtgctgcgggaaaccctgccctaactctcaactagcgttttttgtctctgtctctctctccgccaggagtcccgcccccacaaagaccatgcgactgacaagagggttcactcctcgttacgctaaggaaccgagagtggtcctccagtgtctttggtagagagagacgagaaaaacaaacaagcatgcaaatgggaattatcgcggccggaaaaatcaccgagctcattttttttatcgtgcgattaattgatttattgactatcgtgacaggcctagttaccactttttttcacaacgtcattttttacagtgtgtatgtgttgaatTGTAGATGGGACCAATAAAAAGTCACAACATTATCAGTTTACAGAAGTTGCACCATTTGTAGATTTAATACTCTAACAATAGAACACCTAACATATCAGTTCAAGTGAATCAGCTCTTTATCAAAAACatgattgataaaaaaaaagctttcctaaTAGTCCAGGGGATTGTGCCAAATTTGAGGTGAtaagtttactttttttataaaagcatGGAATTTAGTACACTTGTACAGTTTAGCACCCTCAACATTTTCAGAAACGGAACACTCGCAAAAACGCCTCATGGTGGACTTTTTACTTTCCGCCATAACTAAATAAAGTCTTTTGCATCATATCTCCAAACATGATAACACAGAATAGGTGATGTCTACCCCTATGTTTCAATGGTCAAGGATTACAATGATACCATTTACAACATAATAAACTGTTCAGGTGAAACAGAATCTGTGTATCCAAAGCCTGGTATATCTTATCCACTGTGCAATAGAActccactgttaaaaaaagaagttattGAGCCACATCATCACACTGGGTGACACGTTACTTTACTATGATGAACAACGCCACTgtggtttattttgagtcaaccCTACATACACCATCCTTCTGCCGTAAATGCTTACTAGCACGTCAAACCTGTGACCGAAAATAGTTCCCATCAAAtacactatttaaaaaaactgtatattCATATTCAAATTTGAAAAGTTTAGTTTTAGAGAAAATCTGCATTTTTATGATCATATTTCAaattgttggtttgttttacTCCTGAGTTTCCAGCTGTTATGTGTGAGCAAACCTTTAACAGTTAATTACATCAGTTAATAACTTGACTAAAGAcaggatgtgtgtgttgtacagtAAGGTCATGGTACCTCCATGGGATACCGCTCTCCATCGATGGTATGATCAGAACCGGGCCTTTCGCTGTTGCCCCAGTGCATGAGGAACTGCAAAGCCTTGTAGGTGGTCGGGAGGCCTCCACCTGAGATGGTGCTGAAGGTAGGAACTCCAACCTTAACTGTAGTGGACATACGCCGAGCATAAAGACGTCACACAACGGCTTCACAGCACTGAGGGCTATCTTATGTTTAATGGAAAATATGCTCACCTGAGTAGCCGATGTTCGTTATCGTGTCACTGAAGACCTCCTGGTAGTTGGTAAAGATGAAAGGAGTCAGTCGTTCGTCTTTCAAAGTGTTTTTGGTGACAATGTTGATGGGTGACTGGGAGTTTCCAACACAGTCGCTGTAGGTCTCGCCCCACTTGTCTGGTgctaaaacaagaaaaacactcaaattaaagggcaactattatatagcattttcaggattagacttgcattttgtgtttgtactagaacatgtttacatgttttaatgtttaaacaaACACTATTATTCTCATAATGCCCATGGCTGCTGGACCAGTATTCACTCTCTGAATGAGACGCTCTGTAGGAGCGCCTGTCCCTTTAAACCCTCCTCCCGAAAAAACCCAGTCTGCCCTGATTGGCCAGCATGCTTCCTGGACACTCTGGAGCCTCCACTCCGTGTTTCACTAGTtgaagctggagctactgcaacaGAGTATaagcaggactttgtaccgtgaaaaatcaccaatataGACTTCTAAATcaaatattacacaaccggacatgtcccagcagtaaagtgACCGGAATTTGGGAAGAAATGACCAGTATtggccaagattacagctatgttgcgttagcatgtagctgcttaaaagtaagcagtattctaacgttagattgtagtggaaagaagcagcactttctaccgtaAAAAATCtgagataaaggcttctgaaccaaacactaccaaatcggacatgtttcagcagtaatgcaacctggaattggggagaatttgaCAACATTGGCAGCCCAGATGACATAGTATGCTAACATCAGATTGTAGTGGAACAAAGCAgcaaataaaggcttttaaaaccaaatactacataaacagaaaatgtttcaggagtaatgtgacccggaattggggagaatttaaagACACTGGCAGTTAAGATGACATATTTtattgccgttagcatgtagctacatgtgacaatgttaacaccgcagtggctcaaaaaaataaaataaataaataaataaaacaaacactccagtcctgcctagtttgagcagatgaccaatcatagcaGACCAGCTTAGAGTTGCGTAAGACCTAGCCTacagtagaaaaaactgttgaaaccggagcattcagaatagttggaaatctgaacgttttagctcacagggatttgtctaaaatatgtttacctcattatttgtcattaagttttggccacgtttaacatgaaaatccaacattataacattgaaGCTATATGACAGAAAACACGGAAAAGAATAATATGTCCCCTTTAAACAAGTTGGAGTGTTTTAGAATGGGTTACAGCACTGAGACAGTGCTTCTCaggcagaggtgtcaagtaacgaagtacacttcgttaccttacttaagtagaaattttgggtatctatagtttactggagtaattattttacagcagactttttacttctactccttacattttcacgcaattatctgtactttctactccttacattttaaaaatagccttgttactcctatttcagttcggcttgttttcattccggcttgtcatcgttaaaaaaaacacacacacaaaaaaaaaaaactatccagataaatcgaggcatccggagagagtgaatttgattgtagttcgatgagaagtataaacatataccattccgacaccctattggtttgtacgcaaTCCAtcacacctgcacagacccggtgctaatacggcaccggtgccttaacgacagttatctaccggactgaatagcaacgcggatttcggtgccttatttaggtgcaaCTTAAATGCTTccaaaaacggacgttagaggcaactgaaacatcgccgcatgggacgctagttaacactacacttggcagcaggtaacgttagcctaccgttagctagcagctaaacacggttaaaatgctgacagctaaacggtgtaaaagtgtgtctgtatttcactgtagaagattctaacaccagactgtagctgccattgtctgaaaaacacagaagagatgtgtcacctttttcagcccttctgagtttgtacgtttgattttaatataacattatagtcattatggcctttagaaaatatgtatttttgtgaaggtggggtagtgcactataggcccctgtggggtgggctaagcttttgtcctttttggcattttttccccttacattacttttatactttaagtagttttgaaaccagtacttttacacttttacttgagtaaaaagcttgagttgatacttcaacttctacagaagtcttttcaaaccctagtatctatacttctacttgagtaattaATGTGaatactagggttgggtatcgttttgttttttttcgattccggtgctaaatcgatacttttaaaacggtgccggtgcctaaacggtgcctgaaccggtacttttcaataaagttaaaaaagaagaagaagaaaaaaaataagggtagtaaacaacagtaagtgacttgtttattgctaaggccatggtcaaaattaaagatttaataataatgtaataactataacaataacaataacttatttcaccagtatattgctgttgaaccccagatgggaaaagggtattttacaattactgtgaatgcaccacgaggctacctgttttaagtgaatgcaccgtctgtgttgtttaattccgacaatggcagctgcacgtgaacgcaccgtctgtgttgtttaattccgacaacggcagctgcgagtgaacgcaccgtctgtgttgtttaattccgacgacggcagctgcaagtgaaagcaccgtctgtgttgtttaattccgaccatataaacatactgtatatctatgaattgcgacaacggcagctgctgctgcgctgcagagcaggctgttacatcccgctgttgaagtcctccacagtgaaatacagtcacactttacactgtttaacgttagctgtcagcattttaccggtgtttaatccagctgctagctaaaggtaggctaacgttacatgctgtcaggtgtagtgtaaagtcaagtaccgaaatgaggcaccgaaactttcgttcttattaggtctcgttactaccgtttatgtcggcaccggttccctattggcaccgagtttcggtacccaaccctagtgaaTACATTTGACACCTCTGTTCTCAGGCTTCAGAATGATCTTCTTTTAGCAGCTGACGGTGGCCAAACATGTTTGATTGCTTTTCGATCTTCCTGCTGCTTTTTATACAGCTGACTCCTTGATATTAACTGAACGTCTTAAGCATTGGGAAGGCATATATCGGGTAAGGTTTTAGATGCCTTTAGGGAACTGTATATCCTCCATTAATGGAGTCCTCAGTCTTCCCCATCAATATGTCCTCATAGATCAAATATTTCAAAAGCATCATATGAAGTTTAATTTTTATGCAGACGGTTCTAAGATCTTCTCCTTCAATTCCAGTAATATTGTGCAAATGAGCAAACTACAGATTAAGACTGTAATGATCCCAACAAGTACAAATAATTTGCAACTTACCCAGTACAGCTTCAAATATCCCAGGCAAGGAAATTATATGTCAGAGGCCACAGATAAACATAGTATATGGGTCAATATTGGTCTGTCTTAAAAAAGTTGAAAACTGGTTATTTTAGAACCTTTTTCATTTAGACTCCAATAAATCAGAAGTAAATATAATAGCTTGAGATTCTCCAGTTAGTCAAATTCCTTCACACTTCAGATTAACAAGACAACTTGGTTATCCAATTCAGTCTCCTACATTTTCAGAACATCaatctttttcattttcaaagcaCTTTGAAACTGTTGTCTATGTTTTACGGAGTTTTGACGGGAATAACTCTTTATATTCCTGCCTATGGCTATCAAactatacaacatctccctctGAGTGTTACATGCTTAGAGCGGCAAAACTATCTTTCACATCACATCTCAATATTCTTTGACattatgtataataataacaactcaATAATATATCAGTTACATGTGCAatatctgttatttattcactgCTACTTATATTCACACTGTACTTTATTTATGTTGACACTGCATTACAATAACATTTGCAGAATTCATTGTTTTAGCAACATAGTAACCCAATCTTACTTTTTAACCTAATCTTacttcacttttttattttttctgtagctatgttactttatacacTTATTGACTAGCTCTTTTCTTAGTCTTACTCTTACTTTTACCTTGAATctgactgtgagcaactgcaactgaacaatttccctgaggggatcaatcaagtattctgattctgatattcCCGTTTGAGTCAGTATTCAGCTGGTTCAGATGCTGGTTACATTAGTAAAACTACTCACAAGATCCAATAGAAGGTTGCATATTATCCCAATTTTAGCATCTCTACATTGGTTGTCTGTACATTTTACAGTAAATTTAAAGGTTTAAATAATCACCTACAGTGTAAGTAATATATGATTGGCTCCTGACTATATTTCGGACTATCTAACCTCACATGAGCCAGGTGCAGTCTGGGATCTCTTGTAGATCTCTAAATGATTCCCAAGTCAAGGCTGAAAACCAGAGGAGCCTTTGCACTTAGGGCCCCTCAACTTGGGAACGACCTGCAATATAGCTGGCAACCTCTTCATTTAAATCTCTTTATTGAGATAAATTGCTCATTATTTTAACCTTATCGCTTATATTTGATTGCACTTTACATCTGTTGGTTTTACATCCTATgtatgtgctttaaaaaaaagtaccatATGAATATTATTGTAACCAAACAATGTtacactttttgtatttacttACTATTGCACATATTATCGCAGGTGAACTGGGACTGATAGCACCaatctgaaacagaaaatttaaaaacatttgtcaAGGTAAAAAGCTTTCCAACTCCATCTTGAGATTTGATGTCAGCAACAAGTAAATAATGTaaagattacaacacacacacacacacacacacacacacacacacacacacacacacacacacacacacacacacacacacacacacacacacacacacacacacacacacacacacacacacacacacacacacacacacacacacacacacacacacacacacacagtatcagcCAGCCTACATTGTTAACCTCTGGGTGACACAAACAAGCTCAGTCTATTGTGAGGGCAAAATGGGATGTTTCTTCTCAACGTATACACTGACAAATGTCCAGCTAGACTGAACTAGATGTATTTACAAATGTTTCCTTTTATTAATAGTTTTTTTCCTTACTGCAAACAGTGAATTGTTCTCCTGTTAGTTGAAGTCAGCTGCTATTCCCAGCCATAAAAAACTCCCTGATATGCAGGAATTGGCTTGCTATTTACAAAAAAGTTGCCATTTGTGCTTGATCTTTCTGTACTATGAGGATAAAAAGAGCAAATCTTTTTCATTGTCCATCATTCACTGTACTGGTCGCAGTAAGTAAAGAGATGATAATTTCTTGGATTTAAGATTCCCATTCTTGTTCCAggatatgtatgtgtatgtgtgtgagtgatcaCTGCAGAGGAATGAAATCTTACAACTCAGCAATGTCTAATTACTCTGTGACTACCGCCTGGGTGCACCTTTACTAGATGGTCTGACAGCATGGGCGGTAGCTGTGAAAATGTGTCACTTTCTGTCCTATGAAATCTGCAAATGTAGTTGGAATTCATAAGAAAAACATCAGGGGAGCGATTGTGTCATTTTCTTTCAAATGTGCGCATTTGTTAATCAATGACTAATAATGTCACCAGTCAGTCATTAGTTAGTGCTAATTTTAATTAGAGTCTTGGTGCCAAACCTCAGGGCTCTCAGATACAGGACCATGTCCTTGAACAAGGAGCTCAGTTGTTGATGAGCATGTCGGACACACGGAGGAAAGCCCGGTATCACATCAGTGTGATGGACAGCACAGAGaggggtgtgagtgtgtgtatggagagCGTCAGGCAGGCAGTTTTAGTGTGGGGGAACCTCTCTTTCATCTGGGGAGCAGTGGCTTTTTGGTGACTAGTTTCTTTTCTCTACAGAACATCTTTCTGAATCTATTTTTGGATTTCTGTTATTTTTAGAGTATCAACTTTCTAATTGAATAAAGTGACTGGTACGGTTGGaaaaactggttaaaaaaaagcaatttcacCCTGCTCATTGAGCAGCTTTCTGATGTATTTATTGCCCTTAGTGTTTTCCAGTGTTACTAGGAATTAAATACCTCACATTAATTAAGATATTATCAATCTATCACTTGCATGATTGTATGTAAAACAGCAGCAAtataagaaaaacattaaaacacaggcTGAAAGGACCTGTACTGTTGCAAGAGAAATCTAAATAAACCTccagttttttcaacatattttcCAGCTATGAATGAAAGCAGACTCACCTAATCCTGTGCAGATGGTCCAAAAGGATGCCAGGAGAACGGGCAGGATTAGCTGCTGCATTTTGGAGCTGACTCGACctggggaagacaacacaatgacgtgtttttttcaaatgtgatCGCATCCTGCAGGGGGTCTTATACTTATCTATCATCATACCCTTGGTCCATAGCGTGATATATTAACCACATACAACGGCTATGATTCAAATTACTTAGCACGACAAAGTGTCCTCGTCTGAGAAAATATTAATTGGACGAACAAACTGATAGCTAACAGGCATGCAGTGGGTaaacagggctctcaagtttctCGCATTCACCGTGAGACGCATTTCAACCAGGTCACCTTAGTATTTCTCACACTGATGAAGGCACAAAGACACGGAAAGGGATAATTGACAGGCATCAGATTTAAAGTTTAGAAAAGGTCACTATTGGCTGGTCTGTCATCCTCCACTTCACCAGTACCTCCTTTTTTTCACATCGTTTCTGAACGCCATCACGATTATTATTGAGCTTTTTCAAGAAACTTCGGACACTCAGCTGCCGTTTCAGTTTGCAATGATAGGCTATGTGCGCACCGCCACTGTAGAATTATGAGCTTGGTTCACACCATCATTAATATCGTGAGAGGAGTCAGAGGCTCTGCTCTCGTACACAGTCAACCGGTTTCAAcgcaaaaaagaaacaaatcgAACACTGTTGAGCGGATCTCCGCGGCGCATTCACGCACCACTATCACGCTGCCCTCCGCCTGGTGTAATCAGTGGACAAGACAAGCATTAAGTGGAGCAGCCACTGGTGTACTTTAAAAAGTGAATGGCTATTCATGGCACCACCAGCTACTACCACTGTTGCTCTGTGTgcatatattttgatatatttatatttaatctagctacacaaaacaataattttattttgataaattTGTCTATTTACCAATTGTTATCATTTGTATTGCTAGTCAATTATGAACAATAGTAAAAATGTAACTGGTAGCAAAGACAGAGAATTAGACTTTGGAAGTGTGCAGAAGTGCTAATAAATCAGGTCAAATGTTAATGATTCTACTACAAAAGGAGTAGGCAATGAAATAGCTAGTATTTACAGACTGTGGGCTAAAACACACAATAAGCCTAATCCTTCCTTACAATAATTCACCACATTTACAATCAGCGAGGCAATCTCATTAGCTAAAATATGCAATACTTAAGATCAGTGTACATGATGGAATAGTGGCATTAAATGTGCCCCCGGACCCCCTATAGCTAGATGTAACTTATAACTACTCCTTCTTACTCCAAACATTTTATACAACTCTGTGGGTAttaaccatagacagttaaagaattattaacgttaacgttgcaCCCATGGAGTGCACTCAGATTTAAAGATTGTTATTGTTTAAAACTACCAGTCCGTTGACTGGTCTACAGTGGCAAGTACCGTTCGGCTAAAGTTACtcgaacatttaaaaaattcgGCCAACTGAACTTAGTTGGAACTATACGttacaacaatacaaaatataatatgaaaatcaCAATCTCAAATCTCAAAATATTTCAAACGTTAGCTACGTTAACTCACTATTTCTTATAgaatatattgttatatattctatttcacacacacacacacacacacacacacacacacacacacacacacacacacacacacacacacaatacagtatacAAACAATTTATACAATCTTTTAAATCATAAATCCCAGATCATAGAAATTAACTTTCGCACTATTTGTAGCTAGTTGCTATGGCAACGATTAACAGATGCCTATATcgttagcagctagctagcttatctCAACGATCCAACCAATAATCACTGATATTATTACAATTTGGCAActataaacaaatcaaaaataaCCGCAAAGAGTCATAATCCCTAGGATTTACCTAATATTGGCAAACAAGTTGTAATCTAGCtacaaattagaaaaaaaagcacatatCTCCGGGGAACTagcgagctagctagctagctaacgttaacatataACGGCCTAACTTACAGAaacttagctaacgttactaatTTAACAAAGCACAATAATTTAAACACAACAATTTAGACAATTTAGATTAACTAATGTTACATTAGCTACTAATAACATGTTAGCTACATCTAAAGTTACCAACCTTAaagaataatttaaaaaaaactgtgttggCTGGTCTTAACTGACGTTCGAAATTGAGCCAACTGCTCAATAGcttgaaaaaaagcaaatattactttgtattagctagctagctagctacattatTAAAAAGTCAAGTCCTTTCCTTTCCAGTCATCGGTCTTAAATCTAGCTAAGTCAAGTATCAAGTCTTGAATAACCAAGTCAAGTCGAGTTCATCATTGTAAGTCAAGCAAGGCTAAAGTCGTCAAATTTGCCAGTCTGACTCGAGTCGTGTCGTGCTAGTCTCCACCTTTGCTCCATTCATAAAAGAAACAGcaattttacctcgcagaaaAGCTCTTCTACCGCTGCCTTGAATGTTTAGTTAGCTAGTTGCTTTTCTACTGGTTTCGACCAGTTAGTTGTTGTGTCCCTTTCTTTAAGCAAAAAAACCCCAATTTTGTGCtacaagttagctagctagctagttgccaGTGAAGACTAACGTATCCTGCGCTGCGTTCCActagatatatatctatgtgCGTATCATAGCAAccacaatattattattatttgtatttattattcaaATCCATTTTAATTGGAATGTGCATATAACGTTCATATTGCCTTGATGACCCACTTCAGTCTGTGATAGCCTATGCTGTGATTACATGTACCGTTAGAAAGGGCATGGTTCGGCACGAGGCAATCACAACATAGTGGCGAAAATTGAGATAGCCTAACTGTGCCAAATCATTATTGTGTTTTTCaggaaggtttttttttgtctgtttaatAAACTTTTTCTTATCTGCTGTGTAAATAGCCTATACAAGCTTATAGAGGCCTTCATTGATTGGGATTGCACTGTAACCCATGCTGGGggatgcagcctttaaaacataGGCCTACCTGCTCTAATTTGAGCTGCccagaaaaaaacaggatttgTAGTTGTCATATGGCGAGTAGGCCTATAGCCTAACAAGGAAGCTTATTGATCCAAATCAAATTTGAAGAGGTTTTCTTTAACCattaaaaaaggaagacagTGGGGAAAGTGAGATTGACTGGAAGAGGAACAGAACTTTTGGTCAAATTGTAATTTTTAGAATGTTGTTATGTCCAATCAAGGATATGGATAGTTTTGTCCACCTAATAACATAAGATCTTAAAGTTATAATTTAGAAGGGAGATTACCAGCTTTTTCACCTTGCCTTAATCTCATCAAACCTGTTTTGTTGCATTCTTTGTAGATAAAACATGGCTCTCAGTTGATGGAGCTCTGACTGGAAAGATCTGATTTGCTGAAAGTGCTGGTCTCCTTGCAGTACAACAAAGTACAGCCTTGTGTACTTGTGTCCTCGATAGAACAGCTCCACCTAGTGGACAAAGGGAGGGAAAGCATTGGTGATTTTTTCCTGTGGTGACattcaccacctttttttactTGGTAAAGTAACCAAATTGCTGCAGTCAATGTCTTATATTTTGCTCTGTACTTCAGCAAACTGGTTTTAAGTGAGAGGAAGGTCCTGCATTTGCAGCCACATTCaatatttctttcattttccccTTTTTGTCACCCTGGGAACATCATAAAAAGCATTATACACACTGGACACCATCTGCTTTAGCTCCTCCCATCAGGCAGGTGATTCAGATCAATAACAAACAATAATTCAAAGCTTTGGCACTACTGAACTAACAAGACTGATGTTCTGCCATCATTGGAACACAGGCAATATTTACTTACTTGTCACTCCAAGACACTGATTATATGCAGTTTTCATAGTATCGGGATTCCGCAATATATCAACTTTCTAACTGAATAAAGTGAGTGGCACGGTTGGGAATAAACTG is a window of Perca fluviatilis chromosome 16, GENO_Pfluv_1.0, whole genome shotgun sequence DNA encoding:
- the LOC120544612 gene encoding carbonic anhydrase 4-like isoform X2, yielding MQQLILPVLLASFWTICTGLDWCYQSQFTCDNMCNTPDKWGETYSDCVGNSQSPINIVTKNTLKDERLTPFIFTNYQEVFSDTITNIGYSVKVGVPTFSTISGGGLPTTYKALQFLMHWGNSERPGSDHTIDGERYPMELHIVHVKKDYDDLETALSDPEGVAVLGFLFETSKTANQWYDPIIGALPSITAIDSEAPLESISLAQLIPNETNLTSFYRYKGSLTTPGCNEAVIWTVFKTTIPLSMDQLTVFSEVLLEDETPMVGNFRPVQPLNDRKVFRSGGAVILVSSALLLAAIATALGLSQPN
- the LOC120544612 gene encoding carbonic anhydrase 4-like isoform X1, with the translated sequence MQSHWKKQVIVLSSPGRVSSKMQQLILPVLLASFWTICTGSGDWCYQSQFTCDNMCNTPDKWGETYSDCVGNSQSPINIVTKNTLKDERLTPFIFTNYQEVFSDTITNIGYSVKVGVPTFSTISGGGLPTTYKALQFLMHWGNSERPGSDHTIDGERYPMELHIVHVKKDYDDLETALSDPEGVAVLGFLFETSKTANQWYDPIIGALPSITAIDSEAPLESISLAQLIPNETNLTSFYRYKGSLTTPGCNEAVIWTVFKTTIPLSMDQLTVFSEVLLEDETPMVGNFRPVQPLNDRKVFRSGGAVILVSSALLLAAIATALGLSQPN